A single Amia ocellicauda isolate fAmiCal2 chromosome 9, fAmiCal2.hap1, whole genome shotgun sequence DNA region contains:
- the pargl gene encoding poly(ADP-ribose) glycohydrolase — MDSTEEPSGEREVVPMEVDGEPGELASETTTEKVPCKVHDSREGPRQEQAGQESPLGDAAAKSSGLKPRMDMTREELIEELAKMDEIVKRLEELNRAKSATKDAQMLTANIETNVENTSPIEETIDQMNDGDPVAVSRQEELTQGTDADSADMSNRSQDSSQVKELLSDSTATMGDQKSSTHKHRNAEKSPTKSSDEDLMSFNNCGRHADTHQKRSTSSECSRAARELSMSFLTEMKKTPGCSTSLGKLEFGRNHTVLVNVDAYNSKKALIPQTGRDLWSSDYVRMPCSDSSHYTKGTFIPGEESRWKAIKKSLEKLPQKPSVQDVEKAILKYNPKYKNDWNFDALHSFFEHFPKQYRETHSRTLYKIAELALQLPKLCPKAIPLLKQGRDHAITLSQMQIACLLANAFYCTFPFRNSTNPRAEYANYPDINFHRLFGQWSERKLEKFKTIFHYFKTVTDKEPHGLVTFERRHLTKPYSWDCANEKLTDLHVTAEGNIETEGKEMLQVDFACKLVGGGVLGSGLVQEEIRFLINTELIVSRLFTEKLGDQDCLRIIGTQRYSIYSGYSDSYKWDGPFEDLTPRDEWHRRITEIVAIDALEFKHYNEQFNIGKVNRELNKAFCGFQGDRRTDPSLQSAVATGNWGCGAFKGDAKLKALIQMMAASAARRNLVYFTFGDQDLRGKLENIHSFLREQNVTIARLYSVLEMYCRKPGHSREPNDLYTFISNSILDTKSKH, encoded by the exons ATGGACTCTACAGAAGAGCCTTCAGGAGAGAGGGAAGTGGTTCCAATGGAAGTCGACGGAGAGCCAGGGGAGCTTGCCTCAGAAACGACCACAGAAAAAGTCCCCTGCAAGGTACACGATTCCCGGGAGGGACCCAGACAGGAGCAGGCAGGCCAGGAGTCCCCGTTGGGCGATGCAGCTGCTAAGAGCTCGGGATTGAAACCTAGAATGGACATGACTAGAGAAGAACTGATTGAAGAACTTGCCAAAATGGATGAAATTGTGAAGAGACTTGAGGAATTGAACCGAGCAAAATCAGCCACAAAAGATGCACAGATGTTGACTGCCAACATAGAAACAAATGTGGAAAACACATCGCCGATAGAGGAGACAATTGATCAAATGAATGACGGAGACCCAGTGGCAGTTTCTCGGCAGGAGGAGCTCACGCAGGGCACTGACGCAGACAGCGCAG ACATGTCGAACCGCTCTCAGGACAGTTCTCAAGTGAAAGAGCTGCTTTCAGATTCAACTGCAACAATGGGGGACCAGAAGAGCTCAACCCACAAACACAGAAACGCAGAAAAGAGCCCTACAAAGTCCTCTGATGAAGACCTGATGAGTTTCAATAACTGTGGCAGACACGCAGACACGCATCAAAAGAGGTCCACCAGCAGCGAGTGCAGCAGGGCAGCGAGGGAGCTGAGCATGAGTTTCCTGACGGAGATGAAGAAAACCCCAGGTTGCAGCACCTCCTTGGGAAAACTGGAATTCGGACGCAATCACACTGTGCTCGTAAAC GTGGATGCTTACAACAGCAAAAAGGCCCTAATACCCCAAACGGGACGAGACCTGTGGAGCAGTGACTATGTGAGAATGCCGTGCTCTGATTCGAGCCACTACACCAAAGGCACG TTTATTCCGGGGGAAGAAAGTCGCTGGAAGGCCATTAAGAAAAGCCTGGAGAAGCTGCCCCAGAAACCTTCTGTTCAGGACGTCGAG AAGGCGATATTGAAGTACAACCCGAAGTACAAGAATGACTGGAATTTTGATGCGCTGCATTCGTTTTTCGAG CACTTTCCGAAGCAATACAGAGAAACTCACTCCAGGACTCTATACAAGATCGCAGAGCTGGCTCTCCAACTCCCTAAGTTGTGCCCAAAA GCCATCCCCTTGTTGAAGCAGGGCCGAGACCATGCCATCACTCTGTCCCAGATGCAGATCGCCTGCCTGCTGGCCAATGCCTTCTACTGCACCTTCCCCTTCCGCAACAGCACCAATCCACGCGCCGAGTACGCCAACTACCCCGACATCAACTTCCACAG ACTGTTTGGACAGTGGTCAGAAAGGAAGCTGGAGAAATTCAAGACAATCTTCCATTACTTCAAGACTGTGACAGACAAAG AGCCCCACGGCCTGGTGACCTTTGAGAGACGACATCTGACAAAACCCTACTCATGGGATTG TGCCAATGAAAAACTGACTGACTTGCATGTTACAGCTGAGGGTAACATTGAGACCGAGGGCAAGGAGATGCTGCAG gtggaCTTTGCCTGTAAACTGGTGGGCGGAGGGGTGCTGGGCTCTGGACTGGTGCAAGAGGAGATCCGCTTCCTCATCAACACAGAGCTCATTGTGTCCCGGCTCTTCACCGAAAAACTGGGGGACCAGGATTGCCTGCGCATCATCG gaACGCAGCGCTACAGTATATACTCCGGCTACAGCGACAGCTACAAGTGGGACGGACCTTTTGAAGATCTGACTCCACG TGATGAGTGGCACAGACGCATTACAGAAATCGTGGCCATTGACGCACTTGAGTTCAAACACTACAACGAGCAGTTTAATATTGGCAAGGTGAATCGAGAGCTCAACAAG GCTTTCTGTGGATTCCAGGGAGATCGCAGAACAGACCCATCACTGCAGTCTGCCGTCGCCACTGGGAACTGGGGCTGCGGGGCCTTCAAAGGAGACGCCAAACTCAAAg CTCTGATCCAGATGATGGCCGCCTCTGCAGCCAGGAGAAACCTTGTGTACTTCACTTTCGGAGACCAGGATCTGAGAGGGAAACTCGAAAACATTCACAGCTTCCTGCGTGAGCAGAACGTGACAATTG CCAGACTGTACAGCGTGCTGGAGATGTACTGCAGAAAACCGGGCCACTCGAGAGAGCCGAACGACCTTTACACGTTCATTTCCAACAGCATTCTGGACACCAAGAGCAAGCACTGA